CCTCGAAGTAATGGCGGACGTGGTCGAGCAGGGCCGAGACGGCGGGGCGGGGGCGCGTGCGGCGGGAGGTGAGGATCGCCACCTCCGTGGGTTCGCGCTCGCCGCGCAGCGGGACCATCGCAACACGGCCGCCGTCGTAGGTGTAGGGCGTGTCGGGCAGGGCGTTGTGCAGGGTGTAGCCGCGGCCGCGTGCCACCAGCCCGCGCAACAGCTCGGGCGAGCGCGACCGGTGGACGATGTTCGGCTGCACGCCCTCGGTGGAGAAGAGGCGCAGGAAGTAGTCGCGCGAATGCGGCAGGTCCAGGAGCAGGAACGGCTCCGGCGCCAGTGCCGCGAGGTCGATCGCGGGCTCCGCGGCGAGCGGGTGATCCGCCGGCAGCACGGCGTGCGGGTGCAGGCGCTGGAGCCGCTCGACCGAGATGTCGCCGGGGATCGCGAACGTATAGGAGAGGGCGACCTCGATTCGGCCCTCGGCGAGCCCGGCCAGGATCTCGTCCTGATCGCCCTCGTGCATCGCCACGGCGATACCGGGGTGCAGCTTCGCCAGCGAGCCGAGGAGGTGCGGCATGTAGCGGATGGCGAGGGTCGGGAAGGCGCCGATCACCACCTCGCCGGTCAGCCCCTCGCCCAGCTCGCGCACCATCTGGTGAAAGTCCTGCGCGTGCGTCAGCAGCATCCGTGCCTCGCGCACGACACGTTCGCCGGCCGGTGTCAGCGTCACCCCGCGGGCGTGCCGGCGGATGAAGATCTGCACGGCGAATTCGTCCTCGAACTGCGAGATGGCGGCCGAGATCGACGGCTGCGACACTTTCAGCCGCCGAGCCGCTTCGGACACGTTCTCGCACTCGGCAGCCGCGACGATGTAGGAGAGCCCGCGCAGG
This portion of the Acuticoccus sp. I52.16.1 genome encodes:
- a CDS encoding LysR family transcriptional regulator, producing MNASLRGLSYIVAAAECENVSEAARRLKVSQPSISAAISQFEDEFAVQIFIRRHARGVTLTPAGERVVREARMLLTHAQDFHQMVRELGEGLTGEVVIGAFPTLAIRYMPHLLGSLAKLHPGIAVAMHEGDQDEILAGLAEGRIEVALSYTFAIPGDISVERLQRLHPHAVLPADHPLAAEPAIDLAALAPEPFLLLDLPHSRDYFLRLFSTEGVQPNIVHRSRSPELLRGLVARGRGYTLHNALPDTPYTYDGGRVAMVPLRGEREPTEVAILTSRRTRPRPAVSALLDHVRHYFEADGTPAHARHPEPADAT